One Lycium barbarum isolate Lr01 chromosome 5, ASM1917538v2, whole genome shotgun sequence genomic window carries:
- the LOC132641690 gene encoding probable E3 ubiquitin-protein ligase RHG1A isoform X2, producing the protein MPMSTIDHSSLKKPKTKPTSANTNSTSNLQFSKISNTNGSSVSKTCSTTNPKKKKKIMSVSFGGLGCKGMLNSPPVSAPAVIRSAAQWETTKQTRREKTTLSRSTKNSTNVVCCAPPGIGSASDVAPRPRRNTSQRSNNREHSRVARRTANGEDISRSHMPNIRHQCPRSHHRPPIMILRQNLQFARDLDGDDQYESWRLDVDDMSYEQLVALSDRIGYVGTGLAEEKIVQYIRKFKLSTTDSYSMLISTDKAWRCTICQEGCKVDDEIGKLECGHYHHIECIKKWLMQKNACPVCKITAVHDN; encoded by the exons ATGCCTATGTCAACAATTGATCATTCAAGCTTAAAAAAACCAAAAACCAAACCAACCTCAGCCAACACAAACTCTACCTCTAATCTTCAATTTTCCAAGATTTCAAACACAAATGGCTCAAGTGTATCTAAAACTTGTTCAACTACAAAtcctaaaaagaagaaaaaaattatgTCAGTGAGCTTTGGAGGGCTAGGATGTAAGGGAATGTTAAATTCGCCACCGGTGTCGGCTCCAGCAGTTATCAGATCAGCAGCACAATGGGAGACTACTAAACAAACGAGGAGAGAAAAAACAACATTGTCAAGAAGTACTAAGAATTCAACTAACGTTGTTTGTTGTGCTCCTCCTGGGATAGGCTCTGCTTCTGATGTTGCTCCTAGGCCAAGAAGAAACACTTCTCAAAGATCAAATAACAGAGAG CACTCTCGTGTTGCGCGGAGAACTGCAAATGGTGAAGATATTTCTAGGTCACATATGCCTAATATTAGGCATCAATGCCCCCGTTCTCATCATCGTCCTCCT ATTATGATCCTCAGACAGAACCTGCAATTTGCTAGAGACTTAGATGGGGATGATCAATATGAATCCTGGAGACTGGATGTAGATGATATGTCATATGAG CAATTGGTTGCACTAAGTGATAGGATTGGGTATGTAGGCACAGGTTTAGCAGAAGAAAAGATAGTCCAATATATAAGAAAGTTTAAGCTCTCAACAACTGACTCATATTCAATGCTCATATCCACTGATAAAGCCTGGAGATGTACCATTTGCCAA GAAGGATGCAAAGTTGATGATGAAATTGGGAAACTAGAATGTGGACACTACCATCATATTGAGTGCATAAAGAAATGGCTTATGCAGAAGAATGCATGTCCTGTTTGCAAAATTACAGCAGTCCATGATAATTGA
- the LOC132641689 gene encoding protein PAL OF QUIRKY-like, with amino-acid sequence MDPPPFTAASAATIPPPATVCYTDSTNSSPRSFDEPPPRDGGKLRLMISYGGHIIPRPHDKTLCYVGGETRIFATNRNTCLAELSNRLSKTFLNGKPFCLKYQLQNEDLDSLISVTSDEDLENMIDEYDRIMNTSSSKISRLRLFLFPSKIIDDNNNNDSSTIGLIRDGSTISEDWFVNVLNGANSNACAKVFSESSSVNCLLGLDDNVEEKLEVKKNTQDVQSVSDSPMVETTSSSFGSGSSMPNLPRIRVQVEENNQKGSVGGFVGLSSPPDPVVVAPVSVASAVPVVEQQQQQPQQLQPKVAIQSDLSSPNSVSSEGSGRQRHYFYQEPVVHFQSGSGRISGNSVDPNTSDSISRAQVKQVQDGGGYALPVQYDQHPQMLQPQQYVHAGQQYIQHTPSGPVPMASYYPIYPSQHQTHMQHQNLEHHQYPVYFIPARPGQSYGLPLHQTSYSEPSQTVPPTRPQTPPTMVNPAAAAPQLVQIPASHQINPGPHQPQYVNYSQMHHPSQSLPPTSAATTNYAYDFADPTHTKMYYSQPLAPQLAAQYQTMTSPPAVSFTETSAQHPMENSKQHIRTSQA; translated from the exons ATGGACCCTCCACCTTTCACGGCGGCTTCAGCCGCCACTATCCCACCGCCGGCTACCGTCTGTTATACCGACTCAACAAACTCCTCACCTCGCTCCTTCGACGAGCCGCCGCCACGTGACGGCGGCAAGCTTCGGCTAATGATTAGCTACGGCGGCCACATAATCCCTCGTCCGCACGACAAAACTCTGTGTTACGTTGGTGGGGAAACCCGCATTTTCGCCACCAATCGCAACACTTGCCTAGCGGAGCTCTCTAATCGTCTCTCTAAAACCTTCCTTAATGGGAAACCCTTTTGTTTAAAATATCAGTTACAAAATGAAGACTTAGATTCACTTATCTCTGTTACTTCTGATGAAGATTTAGAAAACATGATCGATGAATATGATCGTATAATGAATACTTCATCTAGTAAAATATCAAGGCTTCGTTTGTTTTTATTCCCTAGTAAAATTattgatgataataataataatgattctaGTACAATTGGTTTGATTAGAGATGGTTCTACAATATCTGAAGATTGGTTTGTTAATGTATTAAATGGAGCGAATTCGAATGCTTGTGCTAAAGTGTTTTCTGAATCGAGTTCAGTGAATTGCCTATTGGGTTTAGATGATAATGTTGAAGAAAAATTAGAGGTGAAAAAGAATACTCAAGATGTTCAATCTGTATCTGATTCTCCTATGGTTGAAACTACATCGTCGTCATTCGGGTCGGGTTCATCTATGCCGAATTTGCCCCGAATTAGGGTTCAGGTTGAGGAGAATAATCAAAAGGGCAGTGTTGGGGGATTTGTGGGTTTATCTTCGCCGCCGGATCCGGTGGTTGTAGCTCCAGTGAGTGTTGCTTCCGCCGTGCCGGTAGttgagcagcagcagcagcagcctcAGCAATTGCAACCAAAGGTTGCTATTCAATCTGATTTGTCTTCACCTAATTCAGTTTCAAG TGAGGGTAGTGGTAGGCAAAGGCATTACTTTTATCAAGAACCAGTTGTTCACTTCCAGTCAGGGAGCGGTAGGATTTCGGGTAATTCAGTTGATCCGAATACGAGCGATTCGATTTCAAGGGCTCAGGTGAAACAAGTTCAGGATGGTGGTGGATATGCATTGCCAGTACAATATGATCAGCACCCGCAAATGCTTCAACCCCAACAATATGTTCATGCTGGACAACAGTATATACAACATACACCTTCTGGGCCTGTGCCGATGGCGTCTTATTATCCTATATACCCTTCACAGCACCAAACTCATATGCAACACCAGAATCTTGAACACCACCAGTATCCTGTTTACTTTATTCCTGCTAGACCTGGCCAAAGTTACGGTTTACCATTGCATCAAACAAGTTATAGTGAGCCCTCTCAAACAGTCCCTCCTACTCGTCCCCAAACACCTCCTACTATGGTTAATCCTGCAGCAGCAGCTCCACAATTGGTTCAGATCCCGGCCTCACATCAGATCAATCCGGGCCCGCATCAGCCACAATATGTGAACTACTCTCAGATGCATCATCCTTCTCAGTCACTTCCTCCTACTTCAGCCGCTACTACGAACTATGCATATGATTTTGCTGATCCAACACATACTAAGATGTACTACTCTCAGCCTCTCGCTCCCCAATTGGCTGCTCAATATCAAACAATGACATCCCCCCCTGCAGTTAGCTTCACAGAAACTTCTGCTCAGCACCCCATGGAAAATTCGAAGCAGCACATTAGAACTTCGCAGGCGTGA
- the LOC132641690 gene encoding probable E3 ubiquitin-protein ligase RHG1A isoform X1 has translation MPMSTIDHSSLKKPKTKPTSANTNSTSNLQFSKISNTNGSSVSKTCSTTNPKKKKKIMSVSFGGLGCKGMLNSPPVSAPAVIRSAAQWETTKQTRREKTTLSRSTKNSTNVVCCAPPGIGSASDVAPRPRRNTSQRSNNREHSRVARRTANGEDISRSHMPNIRHQCPRSHHRPPQIMILRQNLQFARDLDGDDQYESWRLDVDDMSYEQLVALSDRIGYVGTGLAEEKIVQYIRKFKLSTTDSYSMLISTDKAWRCTICQEGCKVDDEIGKLECGHYHHIECIKKWLMQKNACPVCKITAVHDN, from the exons ATGCCTATGTCAACAATTGATCATTCAAGCTTAAAAAAACCAAAAACCAAACCAACCTCAGCCAACACAAACTCTACCTCTAATCTTCAATTTTCCAAGATTTCAAACACAAATGGCTCAAGTGTATCTAAAACTTGTTCAACTACAAAtcctaaaaagaagaaaaaaattatgTCAGTGAGCTTTGGAGGGCTAGGATGTAAGGGAATGTTAAATTCGCCACCGGTGTCGGCTCCAGCAGTTATCAGATCAGCAGCACAATGGGAGACTACTAAACAAACGAGGAGAGAAAAAACAACATTGTCAAGAAGTACTAAGAATTCAACTAACGTTGTTTGTTGTGCTCCTCCTGGGATAGGCTCTGCTTCTGATGTTGCTCCTAGGCCAAGAAGAAACACTTCTCAAAGATCAAATAACAGAGAG CACTCTCGTGTTGCGCGGAGAACTGCAAATGGTGAAGATATTTCTAGGTCACATATGCCTAATATTAGGCATCAATGCCCCCGTTCTCATCATCGTCCTCCT CAGATTATGATCCTCAGACAGAACCTGCAATTTGCTAGAGACTTAGATGGGGATGATCAATATGAATCCTGGAGACTGGATGTAGATGATATGTCATATGAG CAATTGGTTGCACTAAGTGATAGGATTGGGTATGTAGGCACAGGTTTAGCAGAAGAAAAGATAGTCCAATATATAAGAAAGTTTAAGCTCTCAACAACTGACTCATATTCAATGCTCATATCCACTGATAAAGCCTGGAGATGTACCATTTGCCAA GAAGGATGCAAAGTTGATGATGAAATTGGGAAACTAGAATGTGGACACTACCATCATATTGAGTGCATAAAGAAATGGCTTATGCAGAAGAATGCATGTCCTGTTTGCAAAATTACAGCAGTCCATGATAATTGA